From Geotalea uraniireducens Rf4:
CATGTGGCTACCGGTCCTTGCCAGGTCTGGTCATGGGACATCACCTACTTGAAGAGCCCGATTCTTGGGCAGTTCTTTTATCTCTACATGATCATGGATGTCTGGAGCCGCAAGATCGTAGCGTCCACGGTGTTTTTAAAAGAATCCAATGACTATAGCGCCAGGCTGTTTCTGAAAGCCTGTATCAGGCTCGGCATCAATCCGGAAGGCCTGATTCTTCACTCCGACAACGGCGGCCCGATGAAAGGGGCGACCATGCTGGCTACTCTCCAGCGCCTGGGCGTAATTCCTTCCTTCAGCAGGCCACAGGTCAGTGACGACAACCCTTTCTCAGAAGCGCTGTTCCGAACCATGAAATATAGACCTGGTTATCCGAGTCGGCCTTTTTCAAGTCTGGCAGCGGCCCAGACTTGGGTTGATGGTTTCGTCGCTTGGTATAACACGGAGCATCTGCACAGCGGCATTCGCTTCGTCACCCCGGACGATCGCCACTTCGGCCGGGAGAAAGCCATCCTGTTAAACCGCCGGGAGATATACGAGAAGGCCCGGCAACAAAACCCAAACCGCTGGTCAAAAAACATCCGAAACTGGGAGCCAGTGGAAACAGTTTATCTTAACCCTGAACCAACGGCGGAAGTCGAACTTCTTGACGCCGCATAAAAATTCAACAGAGGCGACAACTACCTTGACACCCGCCGGTTTTGCTTTAACATTTTGCTCTTGAATATCACGGTTTCCACAGGTACATGAAACCCGCGTCCGACAGCATTTCCAGGCCGTCCCCGTTGATGCTGATGAGACTGAGGGCTTGGTTGGCTGCGTCCGCTTCGCCCGAATAGATGGTCCCCCGGTAGCTGCCGGGCCGATAATAGCTGATGACCCTCGCCTGCTCGATGTTGCCGGCCTTTTTCACTGCGGACACGGTATCGTCCAGGTAGCCGATCCGGTCAATGAGCTTCGCCTGCAATGCCTGCTCTGCCGTATAGATGCGCCCGTCAGCCAGGATTTCCAGCTCTTTGCGCTCCAGTTTATTGCCTGGCCTTGCCTGGACCACATCCACAAAACGGCCGAAGAGCCGGTTGATGACATCCTGGATGATCTTTTCCTCTTCAGGCGTGGCCGGCCTGAACGGCGAGAGCATATCCTTCTTGTCGCCCGACTTGACGGTATGTTCGCTGACGCCGATCTTGGTCAGAAGCCCCTCCACCTCGAAGCGCATCAGCAACACGCCGATGCTTCCCGTGACAGCAGTGGGATGGGCGCTGATTTCATCGGCAGCAGTCGCCACGTAGTACCCCCCCGATGCGCCGATACCCATGATGCAGGCGTAGACCGGCACTTTCTTGCGCGCTTTGAAGGCAAGTAACTCATGGTGGATGATGTCGCTGGCGGTCACCGTGCCGCCGGGCGAGTTAATCCTGACGATGACCCCGGCGATGTCGTCGTCCTTTTCCGCCTTTTGCAACGCCTCCTTGACCTCTGCCACCATTGACGGTTTTTGCTTCAGCCGTCCACCCTTCTCCTTCTCGGTGATGATCCCGCTTATGTCGAGCAGGAGCAGCTTTGGCTTCCCCTCCCCTTCAATGACCGTTTCCCGAAGAGGACTGACCGGGTGCATCAATCCCACGTTGAAAAGTGTGCAGCCGTTCAGAAGGAGAGCAAGGAGAACCATCCCCAACCAAAGTGAGTTTCTTGCCATATACGTTCCCTCCATCTATCAGGTTTTGAACTGCGCTTATCAGGTCGTATCCCATGTTCTCCGCACTGACGGGCTTTCACTTTCGTTATCCCCGTTCCATCTCCTCCGCCCTCGCCTTCAGAAACTGCAACTCATTCTCAATGTCGGCGACAAGCTCAGCTTCTGTCGACACAAGTCCTTCCACTTTGAACGATTTCCGCTCCAGCTCAACGGCAATCTGCAGGTCGACCGGTGCCATGGGGTTCTGCACCGAGGTGGGCACCAGCCGGGTAATGAGTCGCCCCTCGTAAATGGGGTGCTCCAGCAACTCATGGGTAACGCGGTTTTCATTTTCCTCAGGAAGAATCCTCTCCCGCACGCGCTTCCCTTCCCACAGCATCTCCCTGACTACCCCCCCGGCTGAACGCTCCACGATCCGCGCCGACTCCACGCCATGCAGATAATTCTGCGGGTTCTCCACCCGGTCCATGAGTATCTTCCAGATCGTAGCCGGCTGGGCGTGCACCAGGGTTTGAAATGTGTTGATCAGCATCTGTCACCTCCACGGCAAAGATTTAAACACGCTAACAATAATACCATTGTTTTGAACTTTTTCGCTGCCAGGAGTCTGTCGGACTTAGGGAATCGTAGTAAATGGTTTATGTGGTGCGGAAGGGGATGAAAACATGGCCCGGGAGACGGGCCATGTCAGGATTACGCGTCTCGGCGGATCAGTTCACTGTGATATCGAGGCTCCCTTCCCACAGGCCATGGAGGTTGCACTGCTGTTTCGCCACCAGGGTCACCTTACCCGACGGCACGGCTTCCTTTGGGACCACCACGGTAAAGGCGACCTTGGGCTTGAGATACCCCTTAGGCTGCAGATCTACCCTGCCTGCCGGCTCGTTGCCGATGTTCAGTTCAATGGACCCGATCCAGTGGCTTGGCCCCATGACGTGGAGGGTCTCGCCGACCGCTACCTCGACGGTGAACGGCTCCCCGGCCTTCACCGTCGACGGAGCGGTAAGCACCGGCGCATGCGATTTCTCCAGTCCGCTCTTTTTGGCTGGGTCCTTCGCCCGGTTGATCCCTGCGAAAAGCGACTGGTCCACCTGGGCAGGGAAATAATATTCGGCCGCAAAGGCCGTCCCGGCAAACCCCGCAGCCACGGAACCGGCGACCGCGGTTTTCAAAAATGTCCGTCTGTCCATTCTCTGCCTCCTTAGCGAAGCCG
This genomic window contains:
- the sppA gene encoding signal peptide peptidase SppA, with the translated sequence MARNSLWLGMVLLALLLNGCTLFNVGLMHPVSPLRETVIEGEGKPKLLLLDISGIITEKEKGGRLKQKPSMVAEVKEALQKAEKDDDIAGVIVRINSPGGTVTASDIIHHELLAFKARKKVPVYACIMGIGASGGYYVATAADEISAHPTAVTGSIGVLLMRFEVEGLLTKIGVSEHTVKSGDKKDMLSPFRPATPEEEKIIQDVINRLFGRFVDVVQARPGNKLERKELEILADGRIYTAEQALQAKLIDRIGYLDDTVSAVKKAGNIEQARVISYYRPGSYRGTIYSGEADAANQALSLISINGDGLEMLSDAGFMYLWKP
- a CDS encoding AtaL-like protein, giving the protein MLINTFQTLVHAQPATIWKILMDRVENPQNYLHGVESARIVERSAGGVVREMLWEGKRVRERILPEENENRVTHELLEHPIYEGRLITRLVPTSVQNPMAPVDLQIAVELERKSFKVEGLVSTEAELVADIENELQFLKARAEEMERG
- a CDS encoding class II SORL domain-containing protein, yielding MDRRTFLKTAVAGSVAAGFAGTAFAAEYYFPAQVDQSLFAGINRAKDPAKKSGLEKSHAPVLTAPSTVKAGEPFTVEVAVGETLHVMGPSHWIGSIELNIGNEPAGRVDLQPKGYLKPKVAFTVVVPKEAVPSGKVTLVAKQQCNLHGLWEGSLDITVN